Proteins encoded by one window of Cyanobium sp. NS01:
- a CDS encoding glycerol-3-phosphate dehydrogenase/oxidase produces MTVDLLVIGGGATGTSVALEAVRRGLSVTLVEAGDIAQGTSSRSTKLLHGGVRYLELAFRRLDWRQLQLVREALGERGHWLEAVPFLAHRLELLLPTAGFIQQAYYGIGLGLYDLLAGRRGIGASRWLARGTVQQQLPELAPGYSGVAYSDGQFDDARLNLLIARTAAGLGASVHTRTRVVELLRQQGRLSGAVVEDLQTGERRELQARVVLNATGIGADAIRRMADPDQGPRLQASRGIHLVLKGNLCPGGTGLLIPATDDGRVLFVLPFFGRTLVGTTDTSCPVGEANAPSAEEEAYLLSYVRRWFPQHGEPQVCSRWAGARPLLRPASAASPAAAGAAPETSTVVREHEVEQLPSGLISVMGGKWTTCRPMALDGLKAVAAQLGRPLAEPAGPTPILGAEEEPESTRRGLAALEQRLGAEHPAALVQHLLASHGLQAEAVLACAASPQEREPLSPVIPLTAAEVRHAVRHEWARSSDDVLWRRCRLGFVDSAEAERLRPEVQRLLDQELAATGSALSG; encoded by the coding sequence ATGACCGTGGATCTGCTCGTGATCGGTGGCGGGGCCACCGGGACCAGCGTGGCGCTTGAGGCCGTGCGCCGTGGCCTCTCGGTGACCCTGGTGGAGGCGGGCGACATCGCCCAGGGCACCAGCAGCCGCAGCACCAAGCTGCTGCACGGCGGCGTGCGCTACCTGGAACTGGCCTTCCGCCGGCTGGACTGGCGCCAGCTGCAGCTGGTGCGGGAGGCACTGGGGGAGCGGGGCCACTGGCTGGAGGCGGTGCCGTTTCTGGCCCACCGGCTGGAGCTGCTGCTGCCCACCGCCGGCTTCATTCAGCAGGCTTACTACGGCATCGGCCTGGGGCTCTACGACCTGTTGGCCGGGCGCCGCGGCATCGGCGCCAGCCGCTGGCTGGCCCGCGGCACCGTGCAGCAGCAGTTGCCCGAGCTGGCTCCCGGCTACAGCGGCGTGGCCTACAGCGATGGCCAGTTCGACGATGCCCGGCTCAATCTGTTGATCGCCCGCACCGCCGCGGGCCTCGGCGCGAGCGTGCACACCCGCACCCGGGTGGTGGAGCTGCTGCGCCAGCAGGGCCGCCTCAGCGGCGCGGTGGTGGAAGACCTGCAGACAGGCGAGCGCCGCGAGCTGCAGGCCCGGGTGGTGCTGAACGCCACCGGCATCGGCGCCGACGCGATCCGCCGCATGGCCGATCCCGACCAGGGCCCAAGGCTGCAGGCCAGCCGTGGCATCCACCTGGTGCTGAAGGGAAACCTCTGCCCCGGCGGCACCGGCCTGTTGATTCCCGCCACCGACGACGGCCGGGTGCTGTTCGTGCTGCCCTTCTTCGGCCGCACCCTGGTGGGCACCACCGACACCTCCTGCCCGGTCGGGGAGGCCAACGCCCCCAGCGCCGAGGAGGAGGCCTACCTGCTCAGCTACGTGCGGCGCTGGTTCCCCCAGCACGGAGAGCCGCAGGTGTGCAGCCGCTGGGCCGGCGCCCGCCCCCTGCTGCGCCCGGCCAGCGCCGCCAGCCCCGCTGCCGCGGGTGCAGCCCCGGAAACCTCCACCGTGGTGCGCGAGCACGAGGTGGAGCAGCTCCCCTCCGGACTGATCAGCGTGATGGGCGGCAAGTGGACCACCTGCCGCCCCATGGCCCTCGATGGCCTGAAGGCCGTGGCAGCCCAGCTGGGCCGTCCCCTGGCGGAGCCCGCCGGACCCACGCCCATCCTGGGTGCCGAAGAGGAGCCTGAGTCCACCCGCCGGGGGCTCGCCGCCCTGGAGCAGCGCCTCGGCGCTGAGCACCCGGCGGCCCTGGTGCAGCATCTGCTCGCCAGCCACGGGTTGCAGGCCGAGGCGGTGCTGGCCTGCGCCGCCTCGCCCCAGGAAAGGGAACCCCTGAGCCCGGTGATTCCTCTCACCGCCGCCGAAGTGCGCCACGCCGTGCGCCACGAGTGGGCCCGCAGCAGCGACGACGTGCTCTGGCGGCGCTGCCGCCTCGGCTTCGTGGACAGCGCCGAGGCCGAACGACTGCGGCCCGAGGTGCAGCGGCTGCTGGATCAGGAGCTGGCGGCCACCGGCTCCGCCCTTTCGGGCTGA
- the nadC gene encoding carboxylating nicotinate-nucleotide diphosphorylase, whose translation MPPLSPLQLEPLLRAWLAEDLGRGDLTAPALAGVRGRAHWVARRAGVFCGGALVEPLFRLLDAELQVRLLVGDGERIQADQRLLELEGDAAALVAGERTALNLAMRLSGIATATAELVQQLEGSGVRLADTRKTTPGLRLLEKYAVRCGGGLNHRFGLDDTAMLKENHLAWAGGVVPALLAVRAAAPWPARVIVEAETAAEAEQAIQAGADAVLLDGFSPGALAELVPVLRRLATDLGRAVVLEASGVEPAQLRACAASGVDLISSSAPITRSPWLDISMRFAQQWI comes from the coding sequence ATGCCACCCCTGAGCCCCCTGCAGCTCGAGCCCCTGCTGCGCGCCTGGCTGGCGGAAGATCTGGGCCGCGGCGACCTCACGGCGCCCGCCCTGGCGGGGGTTCGGGGCCGGGCCCACTGGGTGGCCAGGCGCGCCGGGGTGTTCTGTGGCGGGGCGCTGGTGGAGCCCCTGTTCCGCCTGCTCGACGCCGAGCTGCAGGTGCGGCTGCTGGTGGGTGATGGCGAGCGGATCCAGGCCGATCAGCGGTTGCTGGAGCTGGAGGGAGATGCCGCGGCCCTGGTGGCAGGCGAGCGCACGGCCCTGAACCTGGCGATGCGCCTGAGCGGCATCGCCACGGCCACCGCCGAGCTGGTGCAGCAGCTGGAGGGCAGCGGCGTGCGTCTGGCCGACACCCGCAAGACAACTCCAGGGCTGCGGCTGCTGGAGAAATACGCCGTGCGCTGTGGCGGCGGCCTCAACCACCGCTTCGGGCTCGACGACACCGCCATGCTCAAGGAGAACCACCTGGCCTGGGCGGGCGGGGTGGTGCCGGCCCTGCTGGCGGTGCGGGCTGCGGCCCCCTGGCCCGCCCGGGTGATCGTGGAAGCGGAGACCGCCGCCGAGGCCGAGCAGGCGATCCAGGCCGGCGCTGACGCCGTGCTGCTGGATGGCTTCAGCCCTGGTGCCCTGGCCGAGCTGGTGCCGGTCCTGCGCCGGCTGGCCACAGACCTGGGCCGGGCTGTGGTGCTGGAGGCCTCCGGGGTGGAGCCGGCCCAGTTGCGCGCCTGTGCGGCCAGCGGCGTGGACCTGATCTCCAGCAGCGCACCGATCACCCGCAGCCCCTGGCTCGACATCAGCATGCGCTTTGCGCAGCAGTGGATCTGA
- a CDS encoding alpha-amylase family protein, producing MPDPVAHWWEGCVIYQLLPRSFADANGDGIGDLAGIRERLPYLSWLGVDAIWMTPIYPSPLKDGGYDITDFKSIHPDLGCMADLRQLLERAHRLGIKVVLDLVLNHTSVLHPWFQRARWAPSGSSERNFYVWRDRDDGYADAPVLFRRYESSNWEWDEVAGQYFLHRFLRHQPDLNYANPAVQEEMLAVVDFWLEQGIDGFRLDAVPFLFEEEGSRCEGLPETHAFLRRVRQRVDACDRDVLLLAEAIQPVQESAPYLAEGELHAAFEFALTAHLFAAVAQGRCDQLYTCLREAQNAVPGCRWALPLRNHDELWLGDGHLVSDAVVEAVCTGFPNAEGHWLNWGINRRLAPMLNGDPRPNTLLHSLIYSLPGIPCLYYGDELGMGDWPGLRDRDANRTPMAWTRDRAGGFSTAPDPLLVLPPITAPGYDYRVVNVAVQQQLSGSLLNWHHRMLTSRQQLPALRLGDFQLLESDHPSVLSYARSTGDMTMVVAANVSGTGASTQLDLGQWRGSRMREVVWGCEFPAASDSWFIYLPAYGFFWWLVGEADMVAEASEPPQPERAEPVAASS from the coding sequence ATGCCTGATCCGGTGGCGCACTGGTGGGAAGGCTGTGTGATCTACCAGTTGCTGCCGCGCAGTTTCGCCGATGCCAATGGTGACGGCATCGGCGATCTGGCCGGCATCAGGGAGAGGCTGCCCTACCTGAGCTGGCTGGGGGTGGACGCGATCTGGATGACGCCGATCTACCCCTCTCCGCTCAAGGACGGCGGCTACGACATCACCGACTTCAAGTCGATCCACCCTGATCTGGGCTGCATGGCCGACCTGCGCCAGCTGCTGGAGCGGGCCCATCGGCTCGGCATCAAGGTGGTGCTCGATCTGGTGCTGAACCACACCAGCGTGCTGCACCCCTGGTTCCAGCGGGCCCGCTGGGCTCCGAGCGGCAGCTCCGAGCGCAACTTCTACGTGTGGCGGGATCGCGACGACGGCTACGCCGACGCCCCCGTGCTGTTCCGCCGCTACGAGAGCTCCAACTGGGAGTGGGATGAGGTGGCGGGGCAGTACTTCCTGCATCGCTTCCTGCGCCACCAGCCCGACCTCAACTACGCCAACCCCGCCGTGCAGGAGGAGATGCTGGCGGTGGTGGACTTCTGGTTGGAGCAGGGGATCGACGGCTTCCGGCTCGACGCCGTGCCCTTCCTGTTCGAGGAGGAGGGCAGCCGCTGCGAGGGCCTGCCTGAGACCCACGCCTTCCTGCGGCGGGTGCGGCAGCGGGTGGACGCCTGCGACCGCGACGTGCTGCTGCTGGCCGAGGCGATCCAGCCGGTGCAGGAGTCGGCTCCCTACCTGGCGGAGGGGGAGCTGCATGCGGCCTTCGAGTTCGCCCTCACCGCCCACCTGTTCGCGGCGGTGGCCCAGGGGCGCTGCGACCAGCTCTACACCTGCCTGCGCGAGGCCCAGAACGCCGTACCGGGCTGCCGCTGGGCCCTGCCCCTGCGCAACCACGACGAGCTGTGGCTGGGCGATGGCCACCTGGTGAGCGATGCGGTGGTGGAGGCGGTGTGCACGGGCTTCCCCAACGCCGAGGGCCACTGGCTGAACTGGGGCATCAACCGTCGGCTGGCGCCGATGCTCAACGGTGATCCGCGCCCCAACACCCTGCTGCACAGCCTCATCTACAGCCTGCCCGGCATCCCCTGCCTCTACTACGGCGATGAGCTGGGCATGGGCGACTGGCCCGGGCTGCGCGACCGCGATGCCAACCGCACGCCGATGGCCTGGACGCGGGACCGCGCCGGCGGCTTCTCCACGGCACCCGATCCCCTGCTGGTGCTGCCGCCGATCACCGCCCCCGGCTACGACTACCGGGTGGTGAACGTGGCCGTGCAGCAACAGCTCTCCGGCTCCCTGCTCAACTGGCATCACCGCATGCTCACCAGCCGCCAGCAGTTGCCGGCCCTGCGGCTGGGGGATTTCCAGCTGCTGGAGAGCGACCACCCCTCCGTGTTGAGCTACGCCCGCAGCACCGGCGACATGACCATGGTGGTGGCGGCCAATGTGTCGGGCACGGGAGCCTCCACCCAGCTCGATCTGGGCCAGTGGCGGGGCAGCCGCATGCGCGAGGTGGTGTGGGGCTGCGAGTTTCCCGCCGCCAGTGACAGCTGGTTCATCTACCTGCCCGCCTACGGCTTCTTCTGGTGGCTCGTGGGCGAAGCGGACATGGTGGCCGAGGCCAGCGAGCCGCCTCAGCCCGAAAGGGCGGAGCCGGTGGCCGCCAGCTCCTGA
- a CDS encoding glycerol kinase GlpK, protein MGSALFLSIDQGTTSSRAALYDHQGQQVACCGAPLECHYPADGWVEQHPEAIWQSQLAALQQLEQAISPEQRRAVVACGIANQRETTVLWRRGTQEPLAPAIVWQDGRTAALCAAWKQQGLEATIRQRTGLLVDPYFSASKVVWLLRELPAAAAAAAAGELCFGTVDSWLLWRLCGRHATDCSNASRTLLMDLEQLRWDLELASSLGVPPDALPELLPSQAAFGTIAAGLPFAGVPITAVLGDQQAATLGQSCLTSGEGKCTYGTGAFLVINTGATIQRSDAGLLSTVGWTDAAGRPTYCLEGSLFNAGTAIQWLRDGLRLIERSDQVNALAASCSSSGGVMLVPAFTGWGTPHWDPAARGLLIGLSRDTGPAQLARATLEGIALAVATLVELAEEALGEPLQELAADGGAAAADLLLQAQADATGLPVRRRADLESTARGVALLAGVQAGELEGLGAWSDLAEAPGARRFEPAISPEQRQHRQQRWRSAVERSLHWHEPDLQQAQVVTPSGAD, encoded by the coding sequence ATGGGTTCTGCCCTCTTTCTGAGCATCGACCAGGGCACCACCAGTTCCCGGGCGGCGCTGTACGACCACCAGGGCCAGCAGGTGGCCTGCTGCGGTGCCCCCCTGGAGTGCCATTACCCGGCGGATGGCTGGGTGGAGCAGCACCCGGAGGCGATCTGGCAGAGCCAGCTGGCCGCCCTGCAGCAGCTGGAGCAGGCGATCAGCCCGGAGCAGCGCCGCGCCGTGGTGGCCTGCGGGATCGCCAACCAGCGTGAAACCACCGTGCTCTGGCGCCGGGGCACGCAGGAGCCCCTGGCCCCGGCGATCGTGTGGCAGGACGGCCGCACCGCCGCCCTCTGCGCCGCCTGGAAGCAGCAGGGGCTGGAAGCCACCATCCGCCAGCGCACCGGCCTGCTGGTGGACCCCTACTTCAGCGCCAGCAAGGTTGTGTGGCTGCTGCGGGAGCTGCCGGCGGCGGCGGCGGCAGCGGCGGCCGGGGAGCTGTGTTTCGGCACAGTGGACAGCTGGCTGCTGTGGCGGCTGTGCGGACGCCACGCCACCGACTGCAGCAATGCCAGCCGCACCCTGCTGATGGACCTGGAGCAGCTGCGCTGGGATCTCGAGCTCGCCTCCAGCCTGGGGGTGCCGCCCGATGCCCTGCCGGAGCTGCTGCCGAGCCAGGCCGCCTTCGGCACGATCGCGGCGGGGCTGCCCTTTGCCGGCGTGCCGATCACGGCGGTGCTGGGAGACCAGCAGGCCGCCACCCTGGGCCAGAGCTGCCTGACCAGCGGCGAGGGCAAGTGCACCTACGGCACCGGCGCCTTCCTGGTGATCAACACCGGCGCCACGATCCAGCGCTCCGACGCCGGCCTGCTCAGCACCGTCGGCTGGACCGATGCCGCCGGCCGGCCCACCTACTGCCTGGAGGGCAGCCTTTTCAACGCCGGCACCGCCATTCAGTGGCTGCGCGACGGTCTGCGGCTGATCGAGCGCTCCGACCAGGTGAACGCCCTGGCGGCCAGCTGCAGCAGCAGCGGCGGCGTGATGCTGGTGCCCGCCTTCACCGGCTGGGGCACGCCCCACTGGGATCCGGCGGCGCGGGGCCTGCTGATCGGCCTCAGCCGCGACACCGGCCCGGCCCAGCTCGCCCGGGCCACCCTGGAGGGGATCGCCCTGGCGGTGGCCACCCTGGTGGAGCTGGCCGAAGAAGCCCTGGGCGAGCCCCTGCAGGAGCTCGCTGCCGATGGCGGAGCCGCAGCCGCCGATCTGCTGCTCCAGGCCCAGGCCGATGCCACCGGCCTGCCGGTGCGGCGTCGGGCCGACCTGGAGAGCACGGCGCGGGGCGTGGCCCTGCTGGCCGGGGTGCAGGCTGGAGAGCTGGAGGGCCTGGGCGCCTGGAGCGACCTGGCCGAGGCCCCCGGTGCCCGGCGCTTTGAGCCCGCAATCAGCCCGGAGCAGCGCCAACATCGGCAGCAGCGCTGGCGGTCCGCCGTGGAGCGCAGCCTGCACTGGCATGAACCCGACCTGCAGCAGGCTCAAGTGGTAACCCCTTCCGGAGCAGACTGA
- the grrM gene encoding cyclophane-forming radical SAM/SPASM peptide maturase GrrM/OscB — translation MSVTPVPELAYGPVRLLVLQPTPFCNLDCSYCYLPQRDDRTRLSLELLEAALERVLESPFFDGGFTLLWHAGEPLTMPIAFYDAASARIQAVLQRHGLPPSTVVQSLQTNATVIDAAWCDCFERHDIHVGVSMDGPAFLHDAHRVTRTGLPSHAAVMRGVDWLQRRGIPFEVICVLTAAGLDHADAIVDFFLQQGIGDVGFNMEETEGVNTQSSLEVSAGERPALEARYRQFMERVWDRCGDQPERLRIREFEGITSLACGEARLVQTDMNTPFAIVNVDARGNMSTFDPELLSVHTERFGDFCFGHVLRDSLVDLAGTPKFQQVEREIRTGVERCRASCDYFGLCGGGAGSNKYWEHGRFDGTTTQHCRYRIQLVAEVALAGMERELGLNP, via the coding sequence ATGAGCGTCACCCCGGTGCCTGAGCTGGCCTATGGGCCGGTGCGGCTGCTGGTGCTGCAGCCCACCCCCTTCTGCAACCTCGACTGCAGTTACTGCTACCTGCCCCAGCGGGACGACCGCACCCGGCTGTCGCTGGAGCTGCTGGAGGCGGCCCTGGAGCGGGTGCTGGAGAGCCCCTTCTTTGACGGGGGATTCACCCTGCTCTGGCATGCGGGCGAGCCGCTCACCATGCCGATCGCCTTCTACGACGCCGCCAGCGCCCGCATCCAGGCCGTGCTGCAGCGCCACGGGCTGCCGCCCTCCACGGTGGTGCAGTCGCTGCAGACCAACGCCACCGTGATCGATGCGGCCTGGTGCGACTGCTTCGAGCGCCACGACATCCACGTGGGCGTGAGCATGGATGGCCCCGCCTTCCTGCACGATGCCCACCGGGTCACCCGCACCGGCCTGCCCAGCCATGCCGCCGTGATGCGGGGGGTGGACTGGCTGCAACGGCGGGGCATCCCCTTCGAGGTGATCTGCGTGCTCACCGCCGCCGGGCTCGACCATGCCGACGCGATCGTCGATTTCTTCCTGCAGCAGGGCATCGGCGACGTGGGCTTCAACATGGAGGAGACCGAGGGCGTCAACACCCAGTCCAGCCTGGAGGTCTCGGCGGGGGAGCGGCCCGCCCTGGAGGCCCGCTACCGCCAGTTCATGGAGCGCGTCTGGGACCGCTGCGGCGACCAGCCCGAGCGGTTGCGGATCCGCGAGTTCGAGGGAATCACCAGCCTGGCCTGCGGCGAAGCCCGCCTGGTGCAGACCGATATGAACACCCCCTTCGCGATCGTGAACGTGGATGCCCGCGGCAACATGTCCACCTTCGATCCGGAGCTGCTGTCGGTGCACACCGAACGCTTCGGCGATTTCTGCTTCGGCCATGTGCTGCGCGACAGCCTGGTGGATCTGGCCGGCACGCCGAAGTTCCAGCAGGTGGAGCGCGAGATCCGCACCGGTGTGGAGCGCTGCCGGGCCAGCTGCGACTACTTCGGCCTCTGCGGTGGAGGCGCCGGCAGCAACAAGTACTGGGAGCACGGCCGCTTCGACGGCACCACCACGCAGCACTGCCGCTACCGCATCCAGCTGGTGGCCGAGGTGGCCCTGGCCGGCATGGAGCGCGAGCTGGGCCTCAACCCCTGA
- the grrA gene encoding GrrA/OscA1 family cyclophane-containing rSAM-modified RiPP produces the protein MAFLTHSRLFGLLLLVSLPLDCAAALATAAAQQGSTTSIEERMQRIAAVVRDREQQAGTDLEGQDREALGPEAGPPDALAYVFVNAPTVGWGNGGFRNGGFYNGGFRNGGFFNGGFRNGGFRNGGFRNGGGFRNGGFRNGGGFRNGGFRNGGGFRNFR, from the coding sequence ATGGCCTTTCTGACCCACTCCCGCCTGTTCGGCCTGCTGCTGCTGGTGTCGTTGCCGCTCGACTGCGCAGCGGCCCTGGCCACCGCCGCCGCGCAGCAGGGATCGACCACCAGCATCGAGGAGCGGATGCAGCGCATTGCAGCGGTGGTGCGGGACAGGGAGCAGCAGGCCGGCACCGACCTGGAAGGCCAGGATCGTGAGGCACTGGGGCCAGAGGCCGGGCCACCGGACGCCCTGGCCTACGTGTTCGTCAACGCCCCCACCGTGGGCTGGGGCAACGGCGGCTTCCGCAATGGCGGCTTCTACAACGGAGGCTTCCGCAACGGCGGCTTCTTCAATGGCGGCTTCCGCAACGGGGGGTTCCGCAACGGCGGCTTCCGCAATGGCGGTGGCTTCCGTAATGGCGGCTTCCGCAATGGGGGCGGCTTCAGGAATGGGGGCTTCCGCAACGGCGGTGGCTTCCGCAACTTCCGCTGA
- the stpA gene encoding glucosylglycerol 3-phosphatase — protein MPLSPNPLSPDALLEDLAAPAELLIVQDLDGVCMELVHDPRQRRLEPAYIRAARQLEGQFAVLTNGEHEGSRGVNRVVEQALAGSAEPAAEGLYLPGLAAGGVQLQDRFGRVSHPGVSAGEIAFLAAVPQRLRRSLLERLPALLPHLDGDRRQALVEAAVLDNPLSPSLNLNGLFAAVEGNVAGQQDLQALALELMGELLAEATAAGLSEAFFLHLAPNLGSRDGAEQLKPASPAGPGTTDFQLMLRGALKEVGLLVLLNQAIGRRSGSPPLGADFNVRTAPHDHPSLLELARSAFEPALMPTLVGVGDTITSVPAPGGGWLRGGSDRGFLTLLQELGAVFGTANRVVLVDSSGGAVDRPSHADGRLVGLTDPQDSLRIDASLAGGPLQYVELFGRLAERRGQALRG, from the coding sequence ATGCCCCTCTCGCCCAACCCCCTGAGCCCGGACGCCCTGCTCGAGGACCTGGCCGCCCCTGCCGAGCTGCTGATCGTGCAGGACCTCGACGGGGTGTGCATGGAGCTGGTGCACGATCCGCGCCAGCGGCGTCTGGAGCCGGCCTACATCCGCGCGGCGCGGCAGCTGGAGGGACAGTTTGCGGTGCTCACCAACGGCGAGCACGAGGGCAGCCGCGGCGTCAACCGGGTGGTGGAGCAGGCCCTGGCCGGCAGTGCCGAGCCCGCCGCCGAGGGCCTCTACCTGCCCGGGCTGGCGGCCGGTGGCGTGCAGCTGCAGGACCGCTTTGGCCGGGTGAGCCACCCGGGGGTGTCGGCCGGGGAGATCGCGTTCCTGGCGGCGGTGCCGCAGCGGCTGCGGCGCAGCTTGCTGGAGCGGCTGCCGGCGCTGTTGCCCCACCTGGATGGGGATCGGCGGCAGGCCCTGGTGGAGGCGGCCGTGCTTGACAACCCCCTCTCCCCCAGCCTCAACCTCAACGGGCTGTTCGCTGCCGTGGAGGGCAACGTGGCCGGCCAGCAGGATCTACAGGCCCTGGCTCTGGAGCTGATGGGGGAGTTGCTGGCGGAGGCCACAGCGGCAGGCCTGAGCGAGGCCTTCTTTCTGCACCTGGCCCCCAACCTCGGCAGCCGGGACGGCGCTGAGCAGCTCAAGCCCGCCAGCCCCGCCGGCCCCGGCACCACGGACTTCCAGCTGATGCTGCGCGGCGCCCTCAAGGAGGTGGGCCTGCTGGTGCTGCTCAATCAGGCCATCGGCCGCCGCAGCGGCAGCCCCCCCCTCGGCGCCGACTTCAACGTGCGCACGGCCCCCCACGACCACCCCAGCCTGCTGGAGCTGGCCCGCTCGGCCTTCGAGCCGGCGCTGATGCCCACCCTGGTGGGGGTGGGCGACACGATCACCTCGGTGCCGGCACCAGGCGGGGGCTGGCTGCGGGGCGGCAGCGACCGGGGCTTCCTCACCCTGCTGCAGGAGCTGGGCGCGGTGTTCGGCACGGCCAACCGGGTGGTGCTGGTGGACAGCAGCGGCGGCGCCGTGGACCGCCCCTCCCACGCCGATGGCCGCCTGGTGGGTCTCACCGATCCGCAGGATTCCCTGCGCATCGACGCCAGCCTGGCCGGCGGGCCACTGCAATACGTGGAGCTGTTCGGCAGGCTCGCCGAGCGCCGGGGTCAGGCCCTCAGGGGTTGA
- the grrP gene encoding extracellular substrate binding-like orphan protein GrrP — protein sequence MSSPGPSAAPSPGGSAPYGRPLSLSCRRARRLGRALCSTATLAALAVAGGLAVPAAALAGGAVERVARSGELVLVGPADAPPLLSGGNEGQPQGYAVLLGERIAAELARAVGRPVRLRLVMEPDLAATAARVTAGTADLACGIPFSWEADMTADFSMPIGVSGLRLLAPAGRFDGNPAALTGRPIGVVRSTLAETELQGMQPEARLVPFANLSEALDALEANRVEGVIGDTKVLAALARARGLKDLALVPDQPFESYGVACLLPENDSAFRNLVDLAIARLLQGYVDGRPEDVAAVDRWLAPGTGPGAAHEQVDEIFQGLLLGREAIRPLPAADGDQQPEPGS from the coding sequence TTGTCTTCCCCAGGCCCTTCGGCCGCTCCCTCCCCAGGGGGATCAGCCCCTTACGGCCGCCCCCTGAGCCTGAGCTGCCGCCGAGCCCGCCGCCTCGGCCGCGCGCTCTGCAGCACGGCCACCCTGGCAGCCCTGGCCGTGGCTGGGGGGCTGGCGGTTCCGGCTGCCGCCCTGGCGGGAGGAGCCGTGGAACGGGTGGCCCGCTCCGGGGAACTGGTGCTGGTCGGCCCCGCCGACGCGCCGCCCCTGCTGAGCGGTGGCAACGAGGGCCAGCCCCAGGGCTACGCGGTGCTGCTGGGCGAGCGGATCGCAGCCGAGCTGGCCAGGGCCGTAGGCCGTCCCGTGAGGCTCCGGCTGGTCATGGAGCCCGACCTGGCCGCCACCGCCGCTCGGGTGACGGCCGGCACCGCCGACCTGGCCTGCGGCATTCCCTTCAGCTGGGAAGCCGACATGACCGCCGACTTCTCAATGCCCATCGGCGTGTCGGGCCTGCGCCTGCTGGCCCCGGCCGGCCGCTTCGACGGCAACCCGGCCGCCCTCACCGGCCGCCCGATCGGCGTGGTGCGCTCCACCCTGGCGGAGACGGAGCTCCAGGGGATGCAGCCCGAGGCCCGTCTGGTGCCGTTCGCCAACCTGTCCGAGGCCCTCGATGCCCTGGAGGCGAACCGGGTGGAGGGGGTGATCGGTGACACCAAGGTGCTCGCTGCCCTGGCCCGGGCCCGGGGACTCAAGGACCTGGCGCTGGTGCCCGACCAGCCCTTCGAGAGCTATGGGGTGGCCTGCCTGCTGCCGGAGAACGACTCCGCCTTCCGCAACCTGGTGGATCTGGCCATCGCCCGGCTGCTGCAGGGCTATGTGGACGGCAGGCCAGAAGACGTGGCCGCAGTGGATCGCTGGCTGGCGCCCGGCACCGGCCCCGGCGCTGCCCATGAGCAGGTCGATGAGATCTTCCAGGGGCTGTTGCTGGGCCGGGAGGCGATCAGGCCCCTGCCCGCGGCCGACGGTGATCAGCAGCCCGAACCCGGCAGCTGA